One segment of Vicia villosa cultivar HV-30 ecotype Madison, WI unplaced genomic scaffold, Vvil1.0 ctg.001850F_1_1, whole genome shotgun sequence DNA contains the following:
- the LOC131636897 gene encoding glutaredoxin-C2-like yields MALAKAKEIVASNPVVVFSKTYCPFCVQIKKLFANLGVNFKAIELETESDGSEIQAALAQWTGQRTVPNVFIGGNHIGGCDTTTNLHSQGKLVPLLTSAGALSGSTS; encoded by the exons ATGGCACTAGCGAAGGCTAAGGAGATCGTAGCTTCCAATCCCGTCGTCGTTTTCAG CAAAACCTATTGCCCTTTCTGTGTTCAAATCAAGAAGCTCTTCGCTAACTTGGGTGTCAATTTCAAAGCCATTGAACTCGAAACTGAAT CTGATGGAAGTGAGATTCAAGCAGCATTAGCTCAGTGGACTGGTCAGAGGACTGTGCCAAATGTTTTTATTGGCGGAAACCACATTGGCGGCTGTGACA CAACAACCAACTTGCACAGCCAGGGTAAGCTGGTACCCCTACTGACATCTGCTGGAGCTCTTTCTGGGTCAACTTCATAG